One Ostrea edulis chromosome 2, xbOstEdul1.1, whole genome shotgun sequence genomic region harbors:
- the LOC125657411 gene encoding uncharacterized protein LOC125657411 produces METKRLNRNQRTLLESVCNCPGSKLTCVVVEGNLTCKQKYDAFTPCGDNGKCLINKHTNKSYCHCISNGTTVYYGETCDKTFQLQSTSTPVVTPTATHSQPTSDPISLSKMTIIAIAGGAGGGLLLILIITIACVCYRSQNRKRHGSFCDTSSKCNSEVIRDNKKMERIPLEIEKTKPMHMNNRTETGMGYHSEPQHESGKINPLFQDDREEMRTRYQPEPRLQDHDRSSPGSMNLQTFPDRPRAESVERFGQPTRYGPSYASEDPYRRQFQNGHQSGPEGDYRRQNQRNDIDDQRRRSEETSISDERYVYLEGKSGDRRMFKRVDDEKLGGSALIYQPSNIPRPFQRENVESVGDNFSMHPIPSRGSESQRSSIYNTIDTETPYKIQRPNFKQNNLYY; encoded by the exons GGACATTGCTGGAGTCGGTTTGCAATTGCCCAGGAAGTAAGCTGACATGCGTTGTTGTAGAAGGCAACCTCACATGCAAACAAAAATACGACGCGTTCACTCCATGTGGTGATAATGGGAAATGTCTAATCAACAAGCACACAAACAAATCTTATTGTCA ttgCATATCGAATGGCACCACTGTGTACTATGGCGAAACCTGTGATAAAACGTTTCAACTTCAATCGACATCGACACCGGTGGTTACACCTACTGCAACTCATTCACAACCGACTTCGGATCCTATTTCCCTCAGTAAAATGACGATAATAGCAATAGCCGGTGGAGCAGGAGGCGGTTTATTACTGATCCTGATCATCACGATCGCATGTGTTTGCTACCGATCGCAAAATAGAAAAAGACATgg GTCCTTCTGTGATACTTCTTCCAAGTGTAACAGTGAAGTTATTCGAGATAACAAAAAGATGGAAAGAATACCGCTCGaaattgaaaaaacaaaaccaatgcACATGAACAATAGAACAGAAACTGGAATGGGCTACCATTCGGAACCGCAACATGAGTCAGGTAAAATAAACCCCCTATTTCAAGACGACAGAGAAGAGATGCGTACCCGTTATCAACCCGAACCCCGGCTACAGGATCACGACAGATCGTCTCCTGGATCGATGAACCTCCAAACGTTTCCCGACAGACCCCGGGCCGAGTCCGTGGAAAGGTTCGGACAACCAACGAGATATGGTCCTTCCTACGCGTCCGAGGATCCCTACCGGCGACAGTTCCAAAATGGCCACCAAAGCGGACCGGAGGGTGATTACCGACGACAAAACCAAAGAAACGACATAGATGATCAGAGAAGGAGGTCGGAGGAAACGAGTATCTCTGATGAAAGATATGTGTACCTCGAAGGAAAGAGCGGGGATAGACGAATGTTTAAAAGAGTAGATGATGAAAAATTAGGAGGAAGC GCTCTAATTTATCAGCCATCAAACATTCCTCGTCCTTTTCAAAGAGAAAATGTGGAATCCGTAGGTGACAACTTCTCTATGCATCCTATTCCTTCGCGTGGTTCTGAAAGTCAAAGGTCATCTATCTATAACACCATTGATACGGAGACGCCG